The Acidobacteriota bacterium region TCGTCTCGGACGACTTCCCCGGCCGGATGCTGCGCCTCGAGCGCGGCGACAACCCGCCGGAGACCTGCATCAGCGAGCTCTACACGGTGCCGGTGGAGAAGGGCTACCGCACCCGCGGCCTCGACGTCGACCGTAACGGCGTGCTGTGGACCGCACTGGCCGGCAGCAGCCACTTCGCCTCGTTCGACCGCAGCGCGTGCACCGTCTTCGGCGGCCCCGAGGCACGCGACGGGCGGCAGTGCGACGCCGGCTGGTCCTTCTACAAGGCGCCGGGCCCGAACTTCCGCGACACCGACATCGGAACCGACTTCCACTATTACAACTGGGTCGACCAGTTCAACACGCTCGGCCTCGGCGAGAACATCCCGATCGCCAACGGATCGAGCTCGGACTCGCTGCTGGCCCTCGATCCGGAGACCGGCGAGTGGACCATCCTGCGCGTCCCGTATCCGCAGGGCTTCCACAGCCGCGGGCTCGACGGTCGCATCGACGATCCCGACGCCGGCTGGAAGGGCCGCGGCGTCTACGCCACCTACGGGGCGGACGCGGCGTGGCACGTGGAAGGCGGCCCGGTGGAGCCGGGGAACCTGGTGAAGTTCCAGATCCGGCCGGACCCGCTGGCGCACTGAGGTCGGCTACTGCGGTTCGTGTCGTTTCCCACAGCCCGACCGTCCGGACCTCCGGGGCGGTCGGGCTGCTGTTCGTACCGGCCATGCCCACTTCTGCTGGTTGTCGTCTGCACACCAGGGGAGAAAGACGCCGTTGACGCGAACACCTGCTCCGATGTACGATTCATTCCTCGTACGACTCCCCGGCGTTCAGCCGGTTGGGCGGCCTAAATGGCCGCCTTTTCCATGTGTGCTCGCAAGCCCCGAACCATCGTGTACGTGGACGGCTTCAACTTCTACTATGGAGTCGTCAAGAACACCGGTTACAAGTGGCTCGATTTCGAACGGTACTTCACACGTCTCCGCGCCAACGACGACATTCGAAGGATCAAGTACTTCACGGCACTTGTAGAACCGGGTGCTCGCCGCGTACGTCAAGAGACCTTCCTGAACGCTCTGCAGACGCGCCCGCTCATCGAGACGATTCTGGGACGCTTCAAACGGAAGCGGGTCAAGTGCATGTACCCCGCTTGCACGACAACCGGGCTCGGCGACCGTGTGTTCGACGTGCCGGAAGAGAAGCGCACGGACGTCAACATCGCCATCCACATGCTCGACGACGCCTATCAAGGCTCGTGCGAGCAGCAGATACTCGTGAGCGGCGATTCTGACCTGGTTCCGGCGCTGCAGATGGTCCGGCACCGCTTCCCGGCCATCGGGACGGTCGTCTATGTCCCAGCGAGAACGCAGACCAGGGTAGAGCTTTCGAGCTCCGAGGAGCGGCCCACCACCACCGAGACCTTCCGCTGACGTTGCTGGCGAAGGCACAATTCCCTGCACTGGTTGCGGACGGTACTGGTGGGTTTATCGAGAAACCAGCCGAGTGGTAGATGCTGCTCGTCTCGGCTGTGGCGTCTGCCGGCGGAGCGCGAACGGAACCGGCGCCGTGCTCGACGATTCCAGCTACTCGGCCAGGGCGATGGCCGGCGCGATACGGGCGGCGCGCAGCGCGGGGGCCAGGCCGGCGAGCAGGATGACCAGCACGATTGTCCCCGTCACGGCGACGAACGTCGCCGGATCGCGCGGCGCCACGCCGAACAGGAACTGCTCGACGAGGCCGGTGAGTGCGAACGTCGCCCCGACGCCGGCCGCGGTTCCGACGCCGGCATGGAGCAGCGTTCTCGACAACACCGTTCCGACAATCGCCGCGCTGCTCGCCCCGAGAGCGATCCGGATGCCGACCTCCCGCGTCCGGCGGGTCACGGCGTACGCGACCGAGCCGTAGACCCCCATGATCGCCAGGACCAGCGCCAGGCCGCCCAGTCCACTCAGCAACGAGGCGCCCATCTGCTGCGGCATCGCGAGGGTCAGAACGCGGTGCTCCAGCGTGGACGCTCCGAGGATCGGCACGCCCGGGTCGAAGGCGCGGATCTCCCGCTGCAGCAGGGAAACGAGGGAACCGGCGTCGCGGGAGGCGCGGCCGATGATGGTTCCGTTGAAGCTGGCGAGTTCGCGATTCTGCGCCCACGGAAGGTAGATGGCGAATCCCCCGACCTCACGGAACCCGCGGTACTTGCCGTCGCTGACGACGCCCACCACCAGCACGTCCTGCAGCGGCATGGAGGTGAAGCGCTCGCCGAGAGGGCTCCGGCCCGGCCAGAGCTGCCGAGCGAGGGATTCATTGACGAGCGCTACCGGCTGCGCCCCCGCGACGTCCCGTTCGCCGATGTCCCGCCCCGACCGCAGCGCCAACCCCACAGTCGGGAGGTACTCCGGACCACAGAAGAAGACATGGGCCATTCGAAGCAGGTGCTGCGTATCCCCGCGAACATCGACCTGCCGAACGCCCGGCGAGTTGCCCGCCAGCGGAAGACCGCCGAAGGTCACGCGCTCGACGCCCGGAACCGCGCCCATCCGAGCGACCAGCGACTCGTAGAAGCTCGCCACCCGCGCTCCCTCGTAGCGCGACGTCGAGAAGTTCACCGACGCATAGAAGATCCGGTCGACATCGACGCCGACGTCCGCCGTCACGGCGGCGCGCAAGCTGCGGACGAACAGCGCCGCCCCGATCACGAGCACGAGGGTCATTGCGACCTGTCCCGCCAACAGCACCGCGCGCATGCGCCCGGCTCCTGCGCGCCCGCCCATCGGGTGCCCCTGCAATACGGGCAGGGCCTCGATGCGCAGGATCTGCAGCGCCGGCATGAGTCCGCAGAGAAGTGCTGTCGCGACAGCCGCAACCAGACCGCAAGCCACCAGCGACCCGGACCACTCGAAGTCCAGCGCGCCAATCGAAACGCCTCCCGGCAGCACGAACCGGCCCACCACCTGCAACAGCCAGACCGAGACCAGCAGGCCGGCGAGCGAACCGCTGCCCGCGAGCAGGAACGTCTCGGTGAGAAAGAGCCGCAGCAGGCGGAACCGGCTCACGCCGAGAGCCACCCGGATCGCGGCCTCCCCCCGCCGGTGCTCGTTCCGCGCCAGCATCAGCCCGGCCAGATTCGCGCACCCCACGAGGAGAACCAGACCGACCACGGCGACGAGCAGGCCGACGAAGCGTTCCGTCTCCGCCCGGGACCGGAACGGCAGGGCCGCCGACGCGGTCGGCACGAGCGTCACCGCTTCGGACTCCTCGGCCGCGGAGCGCGGGGCGGCGAGCACGGTGAGCCCCGCTTCGGCGCGGGCGGCGCTCACTCCCGGTCTCAGCTTTCCGGTGATGAGATCCAAAGCTCGGGCGAGAACCCCAGGCCATCGATCGTGATGACGGTATCGGCAAGGTAGTTCGACGGCGGCAGGACCAGAGGCGCCGCCCGCAGCGGCAGGAAGAGGTCGGCCGGGCGAGTCAGATCCAGGCCGCGAAACCCCCTGGGCAGGACGCCCACCACGGTCGCGTCGCGGTCGCCTGCCCGTACGCGGGCGCCGAGCACGTTCGGGTCCGCGCCGAGCCGCGAACGCCAGAAAGCGTCGGTCAGGACGACGACCGGGTCCGCGCCGAGCCGGTGTTCCGACGTCGCGAAGCCGCGGCCGAGGACCGGCCGCGCGCCCACCACCTCGAAGAACCGCTCCGTCACGAAGCCGGCGGAAACCACGCGGGCGCCGGCCGGCGTGGTCACGCGCGCACCACGGACTCCGCTTCCGGCCACGCCCTCGAACAGCTCCCCGGATGCCTCTCGAATCCGTTCGAACTCCGGGTACACGAACCCGCGGGATACGCCATCCTCGAAGTGCCTCTGCAGCGTGACGGTCCGATCCGGATCCTCCAGCGGGAGCGGCCGCAGCAGCACCGCGTCGAGGAGTGCCAGGACCGCGATCGTCGCCCCCGTGCCGACGCCGAGCGTCAGCACGTTCGCGGCGGTGAACCCGGGGCTGCGCAACAGCGACCGGCATCCGTAGCGGAGATCGGCGAGCACCAGGACCTCTACGATTCATCGCAAGCGCGGCCGGCGCAACGGACGCCGCCGTCGGTCAGAGACGAACCCGACGATCGTCGTCTGCGGCTCCGATTGCCGGCCAGCCGGGCCTGCCGGAAGTCTACGCCGCTTCTGCGGCGCAGAACTCCCGACCTGACCGACCGTCGTTCCCACGCCGGCGGGCACGGCTTCTTCCATACCACCCTGCGACGCGTTCCCCCCGCGTCCGCCGCCGGCCGGCCTATAATCGGCGCTCTCCGTATCGCAACGGACACCTAACACGTTCAACCGGAGGCAACGATGCGCAAGTGGCAGATTCTCGCGTTCGTCGGGTTCACGTTCGGGATCATCGGCAGCGGCTGGGCGATCGCCGAGCAGCAGCGCGCGGCATCCCAGGTCTACGAGCTGCGCGTCTACAAGACGACGCCGGGCAACCGGGAGGCGCTGGCGAACCGCTTCCGCGACCACACGGCGGCGATGTTCGAGCGGGCCGGCATGACGAACGTCGGCTACTGGAACGCGGTGACGGGCGACGACGTCGAGGATACCTTCGTCTACATGCTCGCGTATCCATCCCGCGAGGCGCGCGACGAGATGTGGCGGGAGCTCGCCACCTTCGAGGACTTCCAGGAGATCATCATCGCGGTCGAGCGGGACGAGAACCGCGCGCTGGTCGACAGCATCCGCGCGCGGATCCTGGAGCCGACATCGTACTCTGCGCTGAAGTAGCCCCCGGGCGGGCCGCCAAACGGTAGTCCCGCGTCGTGGGAGTCTGCGCCGCCGAGAGCCTGACGCAGACACAGTGGGACAAGGGTCTGCGCACAGAAACCACGGAGCGCGGACGGTTGCGCTGAACAGATCGCACCCGCGTGGTAACCTTGCAATTACGGATCATCGATCCCGAATTGCAAGGTGATAACCAGATCCCTCGCCGCAATCGTCACCGCCCGCCTCCGCCAGTTTCCCGCCGTCGCCCTGATCGGGCCGCGGCAGGTCGGCAAGACGACCCTGGCGCGCTGGCTGGCCGGGACCGCCGACAGCGTGTACCTCGACCTGGAGGACCCCGCCGACCTGGCGAAGCTTGACGATGCGGCCGGCTACCTGCGCACCCTGCCCCGCGGGCTCGTGGTGATCGACGAAGTGCAGCGCGCGCCCGGGCTGTTCCAACTGCTGCGCGTACTCGTTGACGAACGGATTCGGGCCGGCGAAGCGGCCGGACAGTTCCTCTTGCTCGGATCGGCCGCTCCGGATCTGCTGCGGCAGTCCGGCGAGAGCCTGGCGGGACGCATCGCGTACCTCGAGCTCTCCCCCCTGGACGTTCGCGAAACGGGCGGCGACCTCGCATCGCGGTTGTGGGTTCGCGGCGGATTCCCCCCGAGCTTGCTGGCGGAGAGTGACTGGGCGAGTGCCGAGTGGCGGGAGCAGTTCATTCGCACCTACCTGGAGCGGGACGTCCCGCAGTTGGGGCCGCGCGTGCCGTCCGAGACGCTGCGGCGGCTCTGGACCATGCTCGCGCACGGACAGGGAAGCCTGCTGAACCTGGCCGCCCTTGCACGCTCGTTGGCCATCGACGGCAAGACCGTGGCGCGATACGTCGACCTGCTGGCCGACTTGTTCCT contains the following coding sequences:
- a CDS encoding FtsX-like permease family protein; protein product: MDLITGKLRPGVSAARAEAGLTVLAAPRSAAEESEAVTLVPTASAALPFRSRAETERFVGLLVAVVGLVLLVGCANLAGLMLARNEHRRGEAAIRVALGVSRFRLLRLFLTETFLLAGSGSLAGLLVSVWLLQVVGRFVLPGGVSIGALDFEWSGSLVACGLVAAVATALLCGLMPALQILRIEALPVLQGHPMGGRAGAGRMRAVLLAGQVAMTLVLVIGAALFVRSLRAAVTADVGVDVDRIFYASVNFSTSRYEGARVASFYESLVARMGAVPGVERVTFGGLPLAGNSPGVRQVDVRGDTQHLLRMAHVFFCGPEYLPTVGLALRSGRDIGERDVAGAQPVALVNESLARQLWPGRSPLGERFTSMPLQDVLVVGVVSDGKYRGFREVGGFAIYLPWAQNRELASFNGTIIGRASRDAGSLVSLLQREIRAFDPGVPILGASTLEHRVLTLAMPQQMGASLLSGLGGLALVLAIMGVYGSVAYAVTRRTREVGIRIALGASSAAIVGTVLSRTLLHAGVGTAAGVGATFALTGLVEQFLFGVAPRDPATFVAVTGTIVLVILLAGLAPALRAARIAPAIALAE
- a CDS encoding ATP-binding protein, which codes for MITRSLAAIVTARLRQFPAVALIGPRQVGKTTLARWLAGTADSVYLDLEDPADLAKLDDAAGYLRTLPRGLVVIDEVQRAPGLFQLLRVLVDERIRAGEAAGQFLLLGSAAPDLLRQSGESLAGRIAYLELSPLDVRETGGDLASRLWVRGGFPPSLLAESDWASAEWREQFIRTYLERDVPQLGPRVPSETLRRLWTMLAHGQGSLLNLAALARSLAIDGKTVARYVDLLADLFLVRRLPPFHANVRKRLVKSPKVYVRDSGLVHALLRLDDKDSVLGHPVAGASWEGFVLETLIRAAPARARASFYGTATGVEIDLLLELPDNRLWAIEIKRGTAPRVEKGLRIAMDDLQPDRTFIVYSGDERYPQAGGIEVIGLTAIADALAKLDPTQGT
- a CDS encoding NIPSNAP family protein — protein: MRKWQILAFVGFTFGIIGSGWAIAEQQRAASQVYELRVYKTTPGNREALANRFRDHTAAMFERAGMTNVGYWNAVTGDDVEDTFVYMLAYPSREARDEMWRELATFEDFQEIIIAVERDENRALVDSIRARILEPTSYSALK
- a CDS encoding NYN domain-containing protein; the encoded protein is MAAFSMCARKPRTIVYVDGFNFYYGVVKNTGYKWLDFERYFTRLRANDDIRRIKYFTALVEPGARRVRQETFLNALQTRPLIETILGRFKRKRVKCMYPACTTTGLGDRVFDVPEEKRTDVNIAIHMLDDAYQGSCEQQILVSGDSDLVPALQMVRHRFPAIGTVVYVPARTQTRVELSSSEERPTTTETFR